A genomic segment from Zerene cesonia ecotype Mississippi chromosome 5, Zerene_cesonia_1.1, whole genome shotgun sequence encodes:
- the LOC119840286 gene encoding SET domain-containing protein SmydA-8 isoform X1: MNKKSHKKKQKKRGKNEVRNKENVIEVKEDVKVKEDIENEKDGENVKEEKKLCYEIRHSDVMGRYIVASRDIKAGEVIIEAPALAVGPCSGCNVICLGCYRELDEKNLSKCAGCNWPLCCSTCPGLGNYTGHSTYECEALKNAKPNYDNMEDLKDSYNALMPLRCLLQKSADPEKWEEMMTMEAHNELRRARGDIFPMNERTVLQRLKAWGFQFDDELVHTVCGVLEVNAFEVGGSGASARALYGGASLLAHDCTPSSTHTDAERAPARPLTVRAALPHRAGDTVTLCYAYTLQGTLKRREHIRLSKFFECACARCRDPTELGTLASALRCPRCGGRVLSAAPLQPAARWRCDACAYAVAAPAVLATLNRLTEELEQIDANDVEGYERFLSKYQSTLHANHYLRLSALHSLSQLYGKLARYMIHELPERLLRRKLDICRDLMRVFDVIEPGYSRLRGITLYELHAPLMVLTTREFEKKAISKENLRNRLKEIVSYLTESALILGFEPSQSPEGLMASAARDALKKIKTWEQIIGKIS, encoded by the exons ATGAATAAAAAGTCACATAAGAAGAAG CAAAAGAAACGAGGTAAAAACGAAGTTCGCAATAAGGAAAACGTAATAGAAGTGAAAGAAGATGTGAAAGTAAAGGAAGACATCGAAAATGAGAAAGATGGAGAGAACGTCAAGGAGGAGAAGAAACTCTGTTATGAAATCAGACACTCTGATGTCATGGGGCG TTACATAGTAGCGAGCCGCGACATAAAGGCCGGAGAGGTGATCATAGAGGCTCCAGCGCTCGCCGTGGGCCCCTGCAGCGGCTGCAACGTCATCTGCCTCGGCTGCTACCGCGAGCTGGATGAGAAGAACTTGTCCAA ATGTGCTGGGTGCAATTGGCCACTCTGCTGCAGCACTTGCCCCGGGCTAGGCAACTACACCGGCCACTCCACGTATGAATGCGAAGCGCTCAAGAATGCAAAGCCGAATTATGACAATATGGAAGATCTCAAGGATTCTTATAATGCTCTCATGCCATTGAG ATGCTTGCTGCAAAAGTCCGCGGATCCCGAGAAGTGGGAGGAGATGATGACGATGGAGGCCCACAACGAGCTGCGGCGCGCGCGGGGCGACATCTTCCCCATGAACGAGCGCACCGTGCTGCAGCGGCTGAAGGCCTGGGGCTTCCAGTTCGATGATGAGCTGGTGCATACTGTGTGTGGGGTGTTGGAG GTGAACGCGTTCGAGGTGGGCGGCAGCGGCGCGAGCGCGCGCGCGCTGTACGGCGGCGCGAGCCTGCTGGCGCACGACTGCACGCCCAGCAGCACGCACACGGACGCGGAGCGCGCGCCCGCCCGCCCGCTCACCGTGCGCGCCGCGCTGCCGCACCGCGCCGGCGACACCGTCACGCTCTGCTACGCCTACACGCTGCAGGGCACGCTGAAGCGGCGCGAGCACATCCGCCTGAGCAAGTTCTTCGAGTGCGCGTGCGCGCGCTGCCGCGACCCCACGGAGCTGGGCACGCTCGCCAGCGCGCTGCGCTGCCCGCGCTGCGGCGGCCGCGTGCTCAGCGCCGCGCCGCTGCAGCCCGCCGCGCGCTGGCGCTGCGACGCCTGCGCCTACGCCGTCGCCGCGCCCGCCGTGCTCGCCACGCTCAACAG ACTGACCGAGGAGCTGGAGCAGATAGACGCGAACGACGTGGAGGGCTACGAGCGGTTCCTCAGCAAGTACCAGTCGACGCTGCACGCGAACCACTACCTGCGGCTGTCGGCGCTGCACTCGCTCAGCCAGCTGTACGGCAAGCTGGCGCGCTACATGATCCACGAGCTGCCCGAGCGGCTGCTGCGCCGCAAGCTGGACATCTGCCGCGACCTCATGCGCGTCTTCGACGTCATCGAGCCGGGCTACTCGCGCCTCCGCG GTATCACTCTGTACGAACTGCACGCGCCCCTGATGGTGCTCACCACCAGGGAATTTGAAAAGAAAGCCATCTCCAAGGAAAACCTCAGGAATAGGTTAAAAGAG ATTGTAAGTTATTTAACAGAATCCGCTTTAATTCTCGGCTTCGAGCCGAGCCAGTCTCCCGAAGGTCTGATGGCGTCTGCCGCGAGAGACGCGCTGAAGAAAATCAAAACTTGGGAACAAATTATTGGGAAAATCTCATAA
- the LOC119840286 gene encoding SET domain-containing protein SmydA-8 isoform X2, with protein MLRCLICQKKRGKNEVRNKENVIEVKEDVKVKEDIENEKDGENVKEEKKLCYEIRHSDVMGRYIVASRDIKAGEVIIEAPALAVGPCSGCNVICLGCYRELDEKNLSKCAGCNWPLCCSTCPGLGNYTGHSTYECEALKNAKPNYDNMEDLKDSYNALMPLRCLLQKSADPEKWEEMMTMEAHNELRRARGDIFPMNERTVLQRLKAWGFQFDDELVHTVCGVLEVNAFEVGGSGASARALYGGASLLAHDCTPSSTHTDAERAPARPLTVRAALPHRAGDTVTLCYAYTLQGTLKRREHIRLSKFFECACARCRDPTELGTLASALRCPRCGGRVLSAAPLQPAARWRCDACAYAVAAPAVLATLNRLTEELEQIDANDVEGYERFLSKYQSTLHANHYLRLSALHSLSQLYGKLARYMIHELPERLLRRKLDICRDLMRVFDVIEPGYSRLRGITLYELHAPLMVLTTREFEKKAISKENLRNRLKEIVSYLTESALILGFEPSQSPEGLMASAARDALKKIKTWEQIIGKIS; from the exons ATGCTACGCTGCTTGATATGT CAAAAGAAACGAGGTAAAAACGAAGTTCGCAATAAGGAAAACGTAATAGAAGTGAAAGAAGATGTGAAAGTAAAGGAAGACATCGAAAATGAGAAAGATGGAGAGAACGTCAAGGAGGAGAAGAAACTCTGTTATGAAATCAGACACTCTGATGTCATGGGGCG TTACATAGTAGCGAGCCGCGACATAAAGGCCGGAGAGGTGATCATAGAGGCTCCAGCGCTCGCCGTGGGCCCCTGCAGCGGCTGCAACGTCATCTGCCTCGGCTGCTACCGCGAGCTGGATGAGAAGAACTTGTCCAA ATGTGCTGGGTGCAATTGGCCACTCTGCTGCAGCACTTGCCCCGGGCTAGGCAACTACACCGGCCACTCCACGTATGAATGCGAAGCGCTCAAGAATGCAAAGCCGAATTATGACAATATGGAAGATCTCAAGGATTCTTATAATGCTCTCATGCCATTGAG ATGCTTGCTGCAAAAGTCCGCGGATCCCGAGAAGTGGGAGGAGATGATGACGATGGAGGCCCACAACGAGCTGCGGCGCGCGCGGGGCGACATCTTCCCCATGAACGAGCGCACCGTGCTGCAGCGGCTGAAGGCCTGGGGCTTCCAGTTCGATGATGAGCTGGTGCATACTGTGTGTGGGGTGTTGGAG GTGAACGCGTTCGAGGTGGGCGGCAGCGGCGCGAGCGCGCGCGCGCTGTACGGCGGCGCGAGCCTGCTGGCGCACGACTGCACGCCCAGCAGCACGCACACGGACGCGGAGCGCGCGCCCGCCCGCCCGCTCACCGTGCGCGCCGCGCTGCCGCACCGCGCCGGCGACACCGTCACGCTCTGCTACGCCTACACGCTGCAGGGCACGCTGAAGCGGCGCGAGCACATCCGCCTGAGCAAGTTCTTCGAGTGCGCGTGCGCGCGCTGCCGCGACCCCACGGAGCTGGGCACGCTCGCCAGCGCGCTGCGCTGCCCGCGCTGCGGCGGCCGCGTGCTCAGCGCCGCGCCGCTGCAGCCCGCCGCGCGCTGGCGCTGCGACGCCTGCGCCTACGCCGTCGCCGCGCCCGCCGTGCTCGCCACGCTCAACAG ACTGACCGAGGAGCTGGAGCAGATAGACGCGAACGACGTGGAGGGCTACGAGCGGTTCCTCAGCAAGTACCAGTCGACGCTGCACGCGAACCACTACCTGCGGCTGTCGGCGCTGCACTCGCTCAGCCAGCTGTACGGCAAGCTGGCGCGCTACATGATCCACGAGCTGCCCGAGCGGCTGCTGCGCCGCAAGCTGGACATCTGCCGCGACCTCATGCGCGTCTTCGACGTCATCGAGCCGGGCTACTCGCGCCTCCGCG GTATCACTCTGTACGAACTGCACGCGCCCCTGATGGTGCTCACCACCAGGGAATTTGAAAAGAAAGCCATCTCCAAGGAAAACCTCAGGAATAGGTTAAAAGAG ATTGTAAGTTATTTAACAGAATCCGCTTTAATTCTCGGCTTCGAGCCGAGCCAGTCTCCCGAAGGTCTGATGGCGTCTGCCGCGAGAGACGCGCTGAAGAAAATCAAAACTTGGGAACAAATTATTGGGAAAATCTCATAA